A portion of the Musa acuminata AAA Group cultivar baxijiao chromosome BXJ1-1, Cavendish_Baxijiao_AAA, whole genome shotgun sequence genome contains these proteins:
- the LOC135585077 gene encoding uncharacterized protein LOC135585077: protein MNTVQSNFSANRVVSLIGPTARNVRTSSFSTARKMKATCLHVSPPFGLRQDKLYPRFVYDVLKNEASVHAFGKNGDSKSENEPFSLESPKKATGNFRRELTVQDLLREWMKGRQFGGNGGYGNSFGGDGDPSGGPETKGSAGQFDELFQVIMATIGVIFLYTLITRGEELIRLARDCIKYLLGAKASTRLIHSMEKWRRFFEIVTCKGVL, encoded by the exons ATGAATACCGTTCAATCTAATTTCTCTGCTAATAGAGTGGTCTCTCTGATTGGACCCACTGCAAGAAATGTCAGAACCTCTTCTTTCAGTACTGCAAGGAAGATGAAAGCTACATGTTTACATGTTTCTCCACCATTTGGTCTCCGGCAAGACAAGCTGTACCCAAGATTTGTTTATGATGTCCTGAAGAATGAAGCTTCAGTGCATGCATTTGGCAAAAATGGGGACTCTAAGAGTGAAAATGAG cctttttcATTGGAATCACCAAAGAAAGCTACAGGCAATTTTAGAAGAGAGCTAACTGTGCAGGACTTGTTGAGGGAGTGGATGAAGGGAAGACAATTTGGTGGAAACGGAGGTTATGGGAATTCGTTTGGGGGTGATGGTGATCCTTCGGGTGGTCCAGAGACCAAAGGGTCTGCAGGACAATTTGATGAACTCTTTCAAGTGATCATGGCAACTATTGGTGTAATATTTCTG TATACCCTTATAACCCGTGGCGAGGAACTGATCCGTCTTGCTAGAGACTGCATCAAATATCTTTTAGGTGCTAAAGCCAGCACCAGGTTGATCCATTCAATGGAGAAATGGCGTAGGTTTTTTGAGATTGTCACCTGCAAGGGGGTGTTGTGA